The DNA segment ttttgttttgaacctttagttggttctggatatttgtgacgtcctttctcagtttctttgaatctgattggacttcagagacagacttatgtatgatctccatgttatcatgcaaagttgagttgtcctgaagaaggaatctgaggtcacttagcttgacctcttcaacctcgtcacaacgcctgctgagtgctctaattttcttattacactttttgacaagtgtatagaggtcactcagggcattacccatttcgtttctgagctggggaagtgatattacctcatttgattgctcctcatcgtcagatgcaatggaggggtcagcatgctcagaaatgcacggctcagcaagttcgtcagccataaaacagatctttgttgactcagtggcatcagcttttgatgatgaagactcatcaatgtcgctccatgttgccaccattacctttttgccgttcttcttttctttcctcagcgtggggcagcttgacttaatatggccagtttgatgacattcaaagcatgtaatgggctttgagttgtccttcttgtatttgctgtcgctggactcagctttatacttatcaaactttctgtaaggcttcttagaatatttgtcattctttttgaacagccttttcatcttcctggtgaacatagccatctcctcatcatctgttgagcttccatcagtggagtcagctttcatgacaagggacttctgcttcttgtcctcagacttttccttcacctcgaagtttttcattgatatctcatgggtcagcagcgagccgatgagttcgtcatatttgtaggtggttaagtcctgagcttcctcaacagcggtcttctttgcttgccagtctttaggaagactcctgagtatcttcttgacttgttcttcctcagtgaagatcttcccaagtctcttgagctcattgatgatgtttgtaaaccttgcattcatgtcagatattccctcatcattgttcatttcaaacagctcatacagtctcatctgctggttcaccttggactcctttactttattggttccttcgtaggtgacctccagcttcttccagatctcttgcgccgactcacaacctgagattttattatattctgcagcatcgagcgcacagtgaagcatgtttatagccaaagcatgattttgtagcttcttgagatcatcctctgtccatttggcctcagctttaacaactgtttggccagccacaacttcgacatgtacaaatggaccttggactatggatagccaggcactcatatttgtagcctgaatgaaatttttcatcctattcttccagaaggtatagttagacccgaagaataggggaggccgagtaatggatagtccctcaggtaagatctaagttgtttggtttcctgggagaaaccgagtgctgttttcgcccatagtggggatcagctcaaggtggttaaaccttttacagtgagcttttaagctctgataccacttgttggtcccttatcacgttacaagtatagttccaatgggggggttaggaactatttaaaaaattttgttagggcagacttctttttcgtgagaaaaaaggttttaacagcggcactgagtgaatagcaagatactggcttagtcaactgatgactaggtcagtttctttgcttgagtcaggagatagcacttagagtctattcctgagctcagatattcaatgcgcacaactcagcttgacctctttacttggtcagtttttgtttaagcaagcaataaatatatcaacgagtttaaggttagaaatatgttactcagcagatttatccaggttcggcctccaagcctacgtcctgtccccggaacacgttccgagattttgaattctctactgagctctttaacggtagagcatcataccttttacaatcttagaaactgagtataacaagagtaccttcctctatacctctactcaatcctaatctctcgctgagtactataaccgagtactcagcctctcctttctaatctctagaaatgataagtgtttgtcctaaacaacgattgctaagacaccttagatgattgaataatcactctagacttttacacaaaagatatgaaatttggtgtaagattgctttgctttttcttgtagaactttgagtagaattttggtcagcgtaatgacttgatcaagttctgtatggaatgaagcaactgaagggctctatttatagagacgtctgaggcatcggtcatttcgaatttcgaaataaccgttggagggaaacggcttcctgtcgttgtcacccagtcttgctcagagctctcggccaatcagatttgagtatcttctatcctcggtcagcttttggtcagctcggcagaatgtctctccatttatggtaaggtcaactagacagcattctgtgtcttctgaactttacccaaagtggaaacactttgtctggaagttgttcttgctcagctgctgtcttgtactctttgtcgaatcaactcagcagcttcgtcccgaagttgttccacgaaggtcttctagatccttcttccgttgagctgcgttttgtacataacgacagcgttttgataTACGcaggccgagttgccttaaactgtttgacttgggctttgacttccgtattgggctttgggccttttaatctttgtgtcttataaacaatttaactcaacattgaacaaacacattagtagaataaatcaaagcatttaaacttagtgtgtttagaatattttttaattactcttaaataattttgtcaaatcaaaattatgtggaaagatgtttcaacaaCGGCTTCctgttgctgtttgttgttgctgttacgTTTTGCGGttagaaaaaactgtttttccaaaaagcagatattctctgcttttgtaaaaggctgctatTCAGATGTAAGAGGTAAACagaaggtcactaaccaaacacctactACTGCTTTTCCAGATGTAAATGGCAAACAaaatgtcactaaccaaacatctaaaattCTTCCTTTTGAAATGAAAATACAAACAGGAGCATGAAAAGAGCAACCAAACACTCTTAATTTTTTCACAAATACTAGTAGAACATTTATATGGATGACCAACTACTCCtacaaaaaatattaataagatCAGCATGCATTAAACTAGACGTCTTTTAAAACTCACATGCATTCTCATAAAACCTCTCATTAAAATCCAAACCTATACTTTTTTTCTacccaaacaaacaaaaatcatgATCTTCCTCTCAATCTCATTTCTCGGTTTCCTCTCCTTCCTCACCTCCTCCTTCACTCTCCTCAACTGGCTATTCAAAACATTCCTCCGGCCGCCGAAAAACCTCAACCAAACCTACGGTTCTTGGGCTCTGATCACCGGAGCTACCGACGGAATCGGCAAAGCATTCGCACATCAATTAGCCAAACAAGGCCTCAACCTAGTCTTACTAGGCAGAAACTCTACCAAACTCACCAATGTCAAAAACGAAATCGAATCAGAATCCCCAAATTCTGAAATCAGGACATTGATTTGTGATTTCTCATCAGGAGATGGGATTGAGATTGAGAGGAGGATAAAGGAAGGTGTGGAAGGGTTGGATTTGGGGGTGTTGATAAATAATGCTGGAATTACTTATCCTCAAGCTAGTTTCTTCCATGAAATTGATGAGGAAGCTTGGATGGAGATTGTTAGGGTTAATTTGGAAGGAACGACGAGGGTTACGAGAGCGGTTTTGGATGGGATGATTCGGAGGAAAAGAGGTGCTATTGTTAATATTGGTTCAGGTTCTGCCATTGTTGTACCTTCTCATCCTCTCTTTACTGTCTATGCTGCTACAAAAGCGTAAGCATCTTTTCTCAACTTCTATCTTCTCTTCTAAATCACAAAATTAACATGTTCATGGGTCGGGTTCGGCTTAAACCCGATTTAACGGATTAATGAAATTTAgagtaatttaaattaatcaacaaataaattattaaataaaaaatttattaaataaattaataaaaataagttaaataaaaataaaaaatttaatgaaCGCAAGAAAAACTTGTTTTTTCGATAATGGTGTTacagaaatagaaataatattaaagaagaaacatattttgtggaaataagaaagataattttgttaataaaaaataactacAAAAAGTCGTTCATAAAAGCTTCAAAATCCTGCAGTTGTTAGAGAAAATGTTAAATGTTGCGATTCTATAAATCTAACCAAATGCTACATTTTGGCCCTGTTTGGTGAAAAActttttggagtaaaattaaaGGTTTGAGaaactttagaggttttgactggtcaaacctctaatagtggtgtttggtgaataAAAGTTTGAAAGGGTTTATTAGgtctaaaaaaactaattttgaaaaagctcattttaggaaTTAgccttttcaattagcttattgctctatggccctgtttgggaattagctgttagctgttagctgattacattagctgatttgactagctgtttgtgtagacctgtttggtaaaaattagctgattgataatagcggtttgtgcaaaaaagacgaataagggcattaattttggcgcaggagaagatggagtctatctattagggttaaagaagtccattaattttaatattgcaaaacgctaattgaaaaagctcattttaagagctttttctaaattagcgttttcatcccaaacctctctccaccaaacactccaatcagtggtttcagtggtcaaacctctaaagttggtcaaaaccgctctttttatcccaaaacgctctttaccaaacagggctcATGTATTTTGAATGcaatttttacccctaattattACCTTTTAACcctcaaataaatattttatcaatatCTTTATTTGTTATTTACCCAAACAGCTACTAGCAATcagttaagttttaccaaacaagtttacgcagtcagctaatcaaatcagttGGTCAAAAAAGTAATCAGCTATCGGCTAAGAGCTATTTGCCAAACATGGTCTTTATGCGGTTTGAAATGAAATACTAAACGCTCTTCTGAAAATCTGAAACCGACACCCCATAATATTATTGTTATTCTTAGCTGGTTCAGCTGATTTTTAATTAGAGAAAATGGAAATCGTGTGATGAAAAAGAGGTAGGAGCTTAATGCAAGCTATGACTATCTAGGAATTCTATAAATATATCGTTACTTGTAATCCCTAATTTAAGTGTTACACGATTTTggactaaaataaattaaaatgaaatCAGTTGCTGACATCAGATTATATTTTTTCTGTTGTGTTTTagaagtgattttttttttttctaattttctgcACGTAATTGAAAATCttatatgagtttttttttttttttttaaatgatggaatttatattttgaactcGCATGCAGAGATGAGAATTTATAAGCATTAATTTGAATTCAAGCTCTTTGGGAAATTGAATtccttatttcaaaaaaaaaaaaaaaaaatcattactaTTCGCATGGCCAAGCATTTTTAACATTTAATGCTAGCATTTATGAAACTTATTTAATTTTCCTGATTTGTGTGAATAGACCTTTATGCAATACTACATTTTGCAATACTGCATTTTAAAATAGGTGTCttttatgtttactttgttttttactttgttttttctaccgttggatgagcttactttgtcaaagtttaTCACCATCCAATGatggaaaaacaaaataagacttactttgtttttgacaaagtaaacatagcctaacccttcaaaatatataaattttcatTGTTATATTATATAGTAAAAACAAATAAAGGAATAAGGTAGAAAAATACCTTCAACATTTACACTAAATAACAATTTTACTATTAACGTCTAAAACagtgtaattttacctttaCTATTGGTAGTCAAGAATAATTTTAcacctaacattgacaagtttggtcaattggagaaattattcatcaaattgtcttctcggcatgaatcttgtcatctgcACTTTACATGtgtatcattttatcactaattagtaatagATCACAAATATGTTAGCATATTATTAAAcgtgaaatttaaaaaaatgaaaaaatatattgtatcgTTTCTTTATGCAGATATATTGATCAATTGTCAAGATGTTTGTACGTTGAATACAAAAGCTATGGAATTGATGTGCAATGCCAGgtacttttatatatttattcttttattttatttttttgctgAGATAAGAcgtcaatataggtttaacgtttaaaaaatattacCAATTTAAGTCTCAATAATAgaacgtgacacgtcattcatattattcTGTTAAGTTATGTCAATTATATgcagagagagaaagtaaaacttaacagagtaatatgatGATGTGTCACATTTCGTTATTGATgtctaaattggtactcttttTCAAACGTTAAGattatattggtgttattttatatatggagCCCATATTAATACTTTTGTAAAAACCTAAGTCTACTTTAGTACCTTACATTTTTTGATTGTATATTTGTTAATCGATATATCATTGTAATTAGTTTTAGATTAATTTAGAGAACTTAATTAGAAAATATTTCATGAAATCAATTTAGTTCCCTTGCAAATATACATAGGTAAAATTAATCGAAGTATATAAATCTTCGTTAATAGATTGCCTATTATTAAAAGTATATAATCGATAATTAATCGTGAATAATATACAAATGCAGGTGCCATTATACGTGGCAACAAAGATGACATCGAGAGTAGCAAGGATAGAAAAAACATCAATGTTTGTACCATCGGCGATAGAGTATGCAAAAGCTGCGATATATCACATAGGATATGAAGAAAGATGCACTCCTTATTGGCCTCACTCACTTCAATGGTTTTTTGCCAGCCTCGTTCCTCCCTCTTTTCTTGATTCTTGGCGTCTTTCTATTGGTATCTCTCGTAAGCTCAGTACATAGTCTCTTTGTAGTTCTTTTAACGTTTTTCGACAAACCGTGGGTACTCAAACCCCTCCTACCCAAGATATGTCCCTGTGAAATAGTTGTATTCATAGCAATAACTTTGAGAGAAGCAGTCATAAGaaattaatgtaaatgaatGTATTTGGAAAATTCTAATTATCGCATTGAATTTGAAATTCTAATTCAAGATACATATACACATGCGAGTAGTAACGTATGTCAGTTAAGAAAGagaaataaataactaaaataacTGAAAATTGTATGTCTTATAGTATCTAAAATAGAAAACGAAAAAGATATAATGGCTCATGATTACTCTAATAATTAGATTAGATAatatgatgattttttttaatgttattgGTTATCGTATCTCTGGAATGGGTTGATGATGTTGTTGCCATGAACAATGACTACCGATTGCACTAAGTCTACCCTAGTggtcagtggcggagccagagctCAAGGTCCGGAGGGGCTCAATtgcatgaagattttttttttttaataacgacttaaggctttgattcatagtagtcaaatcgaaattttcaaatttttgataatataagggtaaatttgatcataattggaaaaattaagatacaaaacaactgagattcaatatgaagtaaggataaggtgcaaaaatactctaatatttacacctaagaataattttacctctaacgtataaaatggtgcaattttacccttaatattgggagccaagagcaattttatccctaacgttgacaagtttggtcaattggagaaattattcatcaaattatttTCTCGGTAatgaattttgtaactaaaaaatataattaaaaataataaaggagaatgaggttaataatgattaaaaatgatatttaatattgatatttttaaaggaaaatgaggtttaagggaaaaaattaaaatgagataaaaagtgaAGAGAGGGAGATTTGAACACAAGACCCACTTGGATGTAGAAATGCCTTTAATTATCACTacaaccaactatgcaaacttagtttcatgttatataattacattctacattataagtattaattttaactattttgggtGGGCTTCTCGGGACTGAACCACTATTCGTCAAGGGTGTTCCGGAGGGtcggagggtcgggagaccctcccttaccctcctagatccgcccctgCTAGTGGTTGTAAGATGCGAGAACGTTTAATCTAAATCACCATTTGTTGGTTTAACGACATTATATTTTAATGTAAGAGGTAATTGGTTTAAATATcatgaagttattttttttggcTATAAAGCTtttatatatttgaattttattttccaaataaCTATGTTTACTCACTTTCTAAACACTCTTTATCATTTAACCTCCCtgtaataaaaaatatcaaaatcttttttttttttttttttttga comes from the Euphorbia lathyris chromosome 5, ddEupLath1.1, whole genome shotgun sequence genome and includes:
- the LOC136229143 gene encoding very-long-chain 3-oxoacyl-CoA reductase-like protein At1g24470, encoding MIFLSISFLGFLSFLTSSFTLLNWLFKTFLRPPKNLNQTYGSWALITGATDGIGKAFAHQLAKQGLNLVLLGRNSTKLTNVKNEIESESPNSEIRTLICDFSSGDGIEIERRIKEGVEGLDLGVLINNAGITYPQASFFHEIDEEAWMEIVRVNLEGTTRVTRAVLDGMIRRKRGAIVNIGSGSAIVVPSHPLFTVYAATKAYIDQLSRCLYVEYKSYGIDVQCQVPLYVATKMTSRVARIEKTSMFVPSAIEYAKAAIYHIGYEERCTPYWPHSLQWFFASLVPPSFLDSWRLSIGISRKLST